One Bos mutus isolate GX-2022 unplaced genomic scaffold, NWIPB_WYAK_1.1 CTG908, whole genome shotgun sequence genomic window, atctttcccagcctcagagtcttttcagatgagtcagttcttcacatcaggtggccaaagtattggaacttcagcttcagcaacagtccttccactgaatattcaggactgatttcctttaggactgactggtttgatttccttgcagtccaagggactctcaaaagtcttcttcaacaccacagttcaaagcatcaattcttcagcactcagccttctttatggtccatctctcacattcatacatgactactggaaaaactatagctttgactagacaggtctttgttggcaaaccaatgtctgtgctttttaatatgctgtctaggttggtcatagcttttcttgcaagaagtaagcatcttttaatttcatggctacaatcaccatctgcagtgattttggagcccccaaaaataaagtctgtcactgtttccactgtttccccatctatttgccatgacatgatgggaccggatgtcatgatctttgttttttgaatgttgagttttaagccaactatttcactctcctctttcactttcatcaagaggctcttcagttcctgttcactttctgccttaagggtagtgtcattagcatatctgaggtttgtgatatttctctttgcaatcttgattccaacttgtgattcatccagcccatcatttcgcatgatgtactctgcatataagttaaataagcagggtgacaatatatagccttgacattcacctttcccaatttggaaacagtctgttgttccatgtccagttctaactgtagcttcttgacctgcgtccagatttcccaggaggtaggtaagatggtctggtattcccaactcttgaagaattttccacagtttgttgtgatccacatagtcaaaggtttggtGTAGttaataatgcagaagtagatgtttttctggaactctcttgctttttctgtgatccaacggatgttagcaatgTGatcattatgaaaaggcaaaatttagTAGctgaaggaaaatatatatatacttcatttTGCTTATGACTCTGGGTCATTAATCAGAAAAAGACTCAGTTTGGCAGTCTTTCAGTCGGGCCTTTCAGTGCTGCAATTAGATGTTACCTGGAGCTGAAGTCATTTAAAGATTTGACTGAACCCTGGTTCTGTAAGGAAATTCCCAGAAGTGTCCTAAAGGTAAAGGAACATCATGTCTTCAGCTTAATTTAGAAAGATTTTGCATACTCAGGAAGAAACGGGGCAGAAGgggaacagagaaggaaagacacagagagagagagattaaagaaaatgtttatactAACATTGAGAAATCCAGGTAAATGTCATcagggaatttttattttattttcccaacaCTTTTATAAGTCTCAattacatcaaaatttaaaaaaaaaaattaaaagatgaaaacaagtcAAAGATAATTCATTGCCAGGACACTTTCACAAAAATACTcataacataaaaaattaaatacctaGGGAAAACTTAATACAAGACAGGCAAAATCTCTGAGAGAAATTCAAGATCTAACTGAATGGGGGGATGTATTATGTCAATGATTTGGGGAGCtcaaaaagatacaagcatctgaatgcagagttccaaagaacagcaagatgAGATAAGAAaccattcctcagtgatcaatgcaaagaaatagaggaaaacaacagaatggtaaagactagagatcttcaagaaaattagagataccaagggaacatttcatgcaaagatgagcttgataaaggacagaaatggtatggacctaacagaagcagaagatattaagaagaggtggcaggaatacacagaaaaactgtacaaaaaagatcttcacgaccaagataataatgatggtgtgatcactcacctagaaccagacatcctggaatgtgaagtcaagtgggccttagaaagcatcactacaaacaaagctagtggaggtgatggaattccagttgagctatttcaaatcctgaaagatgatgctgtgaaagtgctgcactcaatatgccagcaaatttggaaaactcagcagtggccacaggactggaaaaggtcagttttcattccaatcccaaagaaaggcaatgccaaagaatgctcaaactactgcacaattgcactcatctcacatgctagtaaagtaatgctcaaagttctccaagttaagcttcagcaatacgtgaaccatgaacttcctgatgttcaagctggttttagaaaaggcaggggaaccagagatcaaattgccaacatctgctggatcatcaaaaaagcaagagagttccagaaaaacatctatttctgctttattgactgtgccaaagccttttactgtgtagatcataataaactgtggaaaattctgaaagagatgggaataccagaccacctgacctgcctcttgagaaacctatatgcaggtcaggaagcaacagttagaactggacatggaagaacagactggttccaaataggaaaaggaggatgtcaaggctatatattgtcaccctgtttatttaacttctatgcagagtacatcatgagaaaccctgggctggaagaagcacaagctggaatcaagattgccgggagaaatatcaatcacctcagatatgcagatgacacctcccttatggcagaaagtgaagaggaactaaaaagccttttgatgaaagtgaaaatggagagtgaaaaagttggcttaaagctcaacattcagaagacaaagatcatggcatctggtcccaccacttcatgggaaatagatggggaaacagtggaaacagtgtccagttttattttggggggctccaaaatcactgcagatggtgactgcagccatgaaattaaaagacacttactgcttggaataaaagttatgaccaacctagatagcatattcaaaagcagagacattactttgccaacaaaggtccatctagtcaaagctatggtttttccagtggtcacgtgtggatgtgagagttggactgcgaagaaagctgagcactgaagaattgatgcttttgaactgtggtgttgagaagactcttgagagtcccttagatggcaaggagatccaaccagtccattctgaaggagatcagccctgggatttctttggaaggaagaatgctaaagctgaaactccagtcctttggccacctcatgagaagtggtgactcattggaaaagactctgattctgggagggattgggggcaggaggagaaggggccgacagaggatgagatggctggatggcatcaccgactcgatggacatgagtctgagtgaactccaggagttggtgatggacagggaggcctggcttgctgcgattcatggggtcacaaagagtcagacatgactgagcgactgaaactgactgactgagggaaAACCTAGTAGAAGATGGGCAAAATCTCTGAGAGAAATTCAAGATCTAACTGAATGGAGGGATGTATTATGTCAATGATTTGGGGAGCTCAACATTGTCAGTGTCAATCATCCTCAAATTTCTATGTCTTCTCTCAAATTTCTAAACCTGTTCTCAAGGTAAATACCCTTAAGCTTTTCTTTTGGTGAAAAATGACAAACTGATTTCTAAATTCATACAAAATACAAGCAACCAAGAGTGACCAGCACAATTGGTAAGAAAAGCAACAGTGTTAGAGGAGTTAATATAAAGTAACTcttgtaaattaaaattattcagaCTTACTACAAAGCTTGAAACTCggggaaatactgaaggacacggaagcctggtgtgctgtagtcacatggggtcacaaagagtcagacatgacttagcaattgaacaacaactaTGACGTTAtcataattaagaaaatacagtATTAGAGCAAGGATAGGCAAATGATaacatggaacagaatagagagtctCAAATAAGACAGACATACTTGCCCTTCTGCATATGACGAAGGCAGCACTGCAGTGGGGAAGAGTCTTTTCAGAAAAAGATTCTGAGTCAGTTGGATGTCCATATGAAACCTGACCCTTATCTTACACAGATATCAATCCCAGAAGGAATGCACAATAATATGcaagagaaaaaatgataaaatttccaTAAGATACTCTTAGagaatgtttttaagattttcgAGTAggcaaaattcttttttaaagtatataagaaGCATTAAATGTACAGAAAAAAGTTGGTAAGTTATGTTTACAGAAGATTAAGAAATAAGTTCATCAAAGGACACCATCTGattaagaatatgaaaatataagacCAAGGGTTAAACATGGAAAATAAGTAACACATATTTGCGTCCAAAGACAGTGTCATGGTAAGTCGTCACATCATATTTGTAATAGTCAAGAACTGGAAACAGCTCAGATATCTACTGTCAGTCTAATGGATCAGTACATGGTCCTGTACTGATACgctaaagtaataaaaaataggTGCTACAATAAACAACATCATGTGTGAATCCCAAACATAATTTTGAGGCTTAGAAATTAGATACAAAAGATGCAACATACAGCATCCTTTTATAGAAAGTTCAAACATTGATAAAACACTATGTTAGCAGAAGTTAGCTAAGTGATTTTCCCTTTAGAGGAGGGAGGACACAGTTACTGGGGACGACAgtgactgtggtgctggggacaTTCTCTTTGTTGCTCTGGGTTGGGGTTCATACTGAAGTCTATATTTACTGCCCCTACATTGTTTTCTATGATTATATATAAGCAACAATGttgcttaaaaatatattattcccCTTCACATTTCTTGCCCTGAtctgaaaaatgaatgaacaatgaGAAGATCGACATTTCACCACGAAATACCTAACTTTCGAAGTccattttccctccctctctgctaCTGGGGACATATCACTCCAGGAGCATCCTGAGTACCAGtagcccttccctctctcttaccTGAGCAGATCACAGAGGCAGTGTTGCCATGGGAACAGTCAGGACCACCCAGGGCAGTCACAGGACAACTCCACAGGAAGGACTCAGCCCCTGAGCAGTGAAATTGGGCTGTTAGGATCTGATCACCTCCTTCCACCAAGTGTGGTCCTCTGGGGGTGGAGATGGCAACTCCACAGCCAAGCTGATGACAGACAACATTGGCATTGGCCAGACTCCAGTGGGAGGCACAGAGCGCTCTCCATCGTCCAGAAATGTTCATCTCCACCTGCCCCTCACACTGAGAGGAGCCATTTGTCATGAGCCGGACTTCTGAGTATGCTGGTAGAAGAAGACAGAGTTTCAGCAAAATCACATGACTTTCTCACCTGAACAGGGTGTTCACAGAGGTGAAAGGCCTGACCTGCATCTCACCTGAACAGACAACCTGAGCAGCTCCACTGTGGTGACAAGTGCCCCTTGGACAGGGCACTCTGGGGCAGACCGAGAGCTCAGGCTCCTCCCCCTCACACCTGAACTCTTCAGCCCAGACCCAGGCACTGGACTCTCTGAAGAGCTCATGTCCCAGGACAGACACAGCCTTGCCACACCCCAGCTCTGCACAGATGACCTGGGCAGTGGGAGTGTGAAGTTCCCATCAGACACTGGGATCCAGGCTTCTCCAGAATACACTTCTACTCGCCCTGAGCAGGGTCCATCCCCTCCAGCCAGACGCACAAATCCTAAGaggaaacaacagcaaaaccagTGAGTGTTCATGGTACTGACTTGGCAACAGGAAACCGCACATCACAGGCATTTTGGTGTGCATGTAGAGAGTCTTTGaagtttttgaattttcttttttttttttttttcttttagttttttttttttttaatttttttttatttggagcATGTAGAGAGTCTTTGACAGTTAGTGTCATAATTGAATTTTCATGAGCAGGTTTCTAAAGAGAAATCCAGGAGGATTACAAGGTCAGTTTGGAATGGTTGAATCCCAAGAACATACACTTTGAAACTGGTTAAAAATGTGAATTCCTTGGTCTAGGAGCCTGGAAACTACAGAGCCCAATTCAGATCATTGGAATGGCTGAATACTGGAAACACATCTTTTAGCATTGGTTGGAGAAGTGAATTTCTCATTTAGCAGCCTAGGACCTATATACAGATCCAAGGACACTGTATAATATTCAGGCACTTAAACTTGAACATAGAGATATGCAGACCAGAAGCCACCCAGAGGGATGTGGGCTATGAGATTAGAGACTTAGCATCCAGACAAGTTTAGAAGCTTTCATGGGACTTGTGGGGCTAATATTCTGACCAGTTTTCTCTCCCAGAAGCTAGTCCTCAAGTGACTTAGGTTAAGGAAAGTCCTGAGGCTGGATcgatgagggcatgccaacctgTAGATGGGTGACAGCTCCAGAGAAGAAATATGGACACTATCACTAATTCAACGTTTATGGCATCACATCTTGTCTTTCTGATACTTTTTGATGCCAAAAAATTCCATGAATTCCTTCAGTGACCTCAGTGGGAAGGAAAATGAGTTAAGAAAACTCAGAGAGTCATAGAGAGAGAGTCCCAGCCATCTCTCTTGAAATCCTAGGATTTGTCAAAGAATCTGGGGGAGAGTGTGCTCTCAGTGGGAGTTTACCAGATAGCTGAGTTTCCACATCATCTCCTATTAAAGGTTTTTCTTCTCAAACAGGACTCATAGAAAATGCTAAGGGCTGATAATAATTGATTTTAATACTATCATTGTACTAACTCTAACCACAGAAAAATATgcattcttctcaagcacacatggaataGTCTCCAGGCTAGGTTACAAATAAGCCTTAAcacattcaaaaatattaaaataattccaaGTATCTTACATGACCATAATGGAATGGAACTAAAATTCAATAATGATCAGAAAACAGAATTCATGAATCTATAAAAATTA contains:
- the LOC102287582 gene encoding antigen WC1.1-like — protein: MSPASIQKLFCEIYSVFKCSFDEFVGEKVVSLSYSSTIPEQVSQEVYSLELRLKDGAHHCEGRVEVKHQGEWGTVDDLEWTLKDASVVCRQLGCGAAIGFPGGAYFGPGLGPIWLLYTSCEGVESTVSDCRHSNIKDYRNDSYSHDWDAGVVCSGFVRLAGGDGPCSGRVEVYSGEAWIPVSDGNFTLPLPRSSVQSWGVARLCLSWDMSSSESPVPGSGLKSSAYSEVRLMTNGSSQCEGQVEMNISGRWRALCASHWSLANANVVCHQLGCGVAISTPRGPHLVEGGDQILTAQFHCSGAESFLWSCPVTALGGPDCSHGNTASVICS